DNA sequence from the Cronobacter turicensis z3032 genome:
GTTGCGAAACTGTGATCGCCATCGAAACGTTTCGCTTAAGGAAAAACTGACGAGAAAAAGAGAGCGCGACCACCAATAAAAAACGCCTCCCGGAGTGCGGAAGGCGTTTCGCTTAAGGATTAAATCTCGACCTGCGTTCCCAGTTCGATAACGCGGTTCGGCGGGATCTCAAACTGGTCTGGCGCTCGTAGCGCGTTGCGCTGTAAGAGCAGGAACAGCTTGCCGCGCAGACGCAAATACCAGGGGCGATTATCGCCAATAATGAGCGACTCGTGCGACATGAAGAAGGAGGTCTCCATCATCCGACAGCTTAAGCCTTCCAGCCCGCAGCGATGGAAAATCTCTTCGACGTTCGGCGTCTCGCGCCAGCCATAGCTCGCCACCACGCGCCAGAAGGTCGGCGACAGCTGTTCGAGCGTCACGCGCTTCACGTTATGGACGTAAGGCGCGTCTTCGGTGCGCAGCGTCAGCAGGATCACGCGCTCATGCAGCACTTTGTTGTGCTTCAGGTTATGCAGCAGCGCGAATGGAATCACGTTCAGCGCGCGGGACATATACACCGCGGTGCCCGGCACGCGGACCGGCGGCGATTTCTCAAGCGAGGTGATCATGGCATCCAGCGAATTGCCGTGCTCGTGCATCCGGCGCAGCAGGCGGAAGCGCTCGCTTTTCCAGGTCGTCATAATGATGAACATCACCAGACCCAGACTTAACGGCAACCAGCCGCCGGAGAAGAGTTTCTCCAGGTTCGCGGAGAAAAGCGGCACATCGACGCACAGAAACGCCACCACCATCAGCCCCACCAGAATGCGGTTCCAGTGCCAGTTTTTACGCGCCGCGGTCGCAAACAGAATCGACGTCAGCACCATCGTGCCGGTTACCGCGATGCCGTAAGCCGCCGCAAGGTTACTGGAGTGCTCGAAGCTCACGATGACAATCACCACCGCGAAATAGAGCATCCAGTTCACCACCGGGATATAAATCTGGCCCGATTCCATCTCCGAGGTATGGATAATACGCATCGGCGACAGATATCCCAGGCGCACTGCCTGACGGGTCAGGGAGAAGACGCCGG
Encoded proteins:
- the kup gene encoding Low affinity potassium transport system protein kup, with translation MSTENKQSLPAITLAAIGVVYGDIGTSPLYTLRECLSGQFGFGVERDAVFGFLSLIFWLLVFVVSFKYLTFVMRADNAGEGGILTLMSLAGRNTSARMTSVLVILGLIGGSFFYGEVVITPAISVMSAIEGLEIAAPSLDPYIVPLSIIVLTLLFMIQKHGTGMVGKLFAPIMLVWFLILAVLGARGIMNNPEVLQALNPVWAVHFFLEYKAVSFAALGAVVLSITGVEALYADMGHFGKLPIRVAWFSVVLPSLVLNYFGQGALLLKTPEAIKNPFFLLAPDWALIPMLILATLATVIASQAVISGVFSLTRQAVRLGYLSPMRIIHTSEMESGQIYIPVVNWMLYFAVVIVIVSFEHSSNLAAAYGIAVTGTMVLTSILFATAARKNWHWNRILVGLMVVAFLCVDVPLFSANLEKLFSGGWLPLSLGLVMFIIMTTWKSERFRLLRRMHEHGNSLDAMITSLEKSPPVRVPGTAVYMSRALNVIPFALLHNLKHNKVLHERVILLTLRTEDAPYVHNVKRVTLEQLSPTFWRVVASYGWRETPNVEEIFHRCGLEGLSCRMMETSFFMSHESLIIGDNRPWYLRLRGKLFLLLQRNALRAPDQFEIPPNRVIELGTQVEI